In Sphaerochaeta sp., the genomic window CATGCCGCGCAGGGAAAAACGGTGTTGGAGAAGAATCCATTGCGCTCATAGGGTTCTTCCGGCTGGAAGATGGGTTGTGGAGTACGGGCCAACACGCTCCTCGGATCCTGTTTATCCAACAGCAACGCCCCAACCCGGTAGTGCTCCTTCTCATCCACCCCGTGGTACAGCACCAGCCAACCGGCATCCACCTCCATCGGGTGCGCCCCCGCCCCGATCTTCCGCATCTCCCACGGCTGTCCGGTACGGCATCCGGCAAGATGTTGGTGGCCACCCCAGTGGACCAGGTCGGAAGATGAGGCGATCCAGATGTCCGAAGCGCCCAAACCATCCAGGATCGGGCGGTGAAGCATCCACCACGTTCCATCAATCTTCTTGGGGAAAATCACCGTATCCTTGTTTGCCGGCGGGAGGATCATCCCTTGGCGGTTCCAGGTGACCAAATCGTCACTCAATGCAAGCGACACCCCCACTCCGTTACGGCTCACCGACGAATAGGTCATGGCGTACTGCCCATCCTCAAGCCGTGTGATCCTGGGATCCTCGGCACCCCATTCCTCGCTTCGGGGATCCAACGGGAACAACGGCGTATCATCGCAGACGAAATGGACACCATCCGGCGCAAACGCCCTGCGCAAACTGGACATGCTGGAAAGGGCCGCCACCCGTCTTCCATCCCGTTCCACGATTGCCCGTGGATCGGTAAAATCATAGCGCGGGTCGCTCCGGTTGAACTCCATTGCGCCAATTGTACCACCCGTTTCGACATGGGGGATCCGGATGACACCATCCCCACGGTCAGAGCACATCTCGGCGACTCTGCAGACCAACGTCACCCCTTCTTCCGTACGTACCCCACCGCAGTTGAACACCCCGACCACGGTAAAATCGGGGCGGGACGGCTTCACGTCGGCACAGACAAGCAAGGGATTTTCCTTCATTCGCATCACACACATGGACAGACCTCTTTTATTTAAACTGCATGGCGATCCCCTCCTTGAAATTGCGGGAGAAGATCAGGAACAAGACAACCACAGGAGTGGTCAGAATCACCGAAGCGGCATACATCGGCCCGGGCAGGTTGCCCATGGGCTTGAACTGGGTGGTCATCAACACGTTCAGCGTCTGCATCTTCACATCCGGGGCCATCAGCATATCCCACATCAGTTCCGACCAACGCCCTAGGAATACGGAAAGGAAGACGATCACGGACAAGGAACGACAGACAGGAAACGCAATGGAAAAGGCGATGCGCAGTTCGCTCGCTCCATCAATCCTGGCCGACT contains:
- a CDS encoding glycoside hydrolase family 130 protein, producing the protein MRMKENPLLVCADVKPSRPDFTVVGVFNCGGVRTEEGVTLVCRVAEMCSDRGDGVIRIPHVETGGTIGAMEFNRSDPRYDFTDPRAIVERDGRRVAALSSMSSLRRAFAPDGVHFVCDDTPLFPLDPRSEEWGAEDPRITRLEDGQYAMTYSSVSRNGVGVSLALSDDLVTWNRQGMILPPANKDTVIFPKKIDGTWWMLHRPILDGLGASDIWIASSSDLVHWGGHQHLAGCRTGQPWEMRKIGAGAHPMEVDAGWLVLYHGVDEKEHYRVGALLLDKQDPRSVLARTPQPIFQPEEPYERNGFFSNTVFPCAAWIEGDEVVTYYGGADSCVCGARLSLSDIMDSLVYGRRAL